A portion of the Paenibacillus hamazuiensis genome contains these proteins:
- a CDS encoding alkaline phosphatase PhoX — translation MKHRMKKLLVPVMGLALLAPSVMPGTAAAADNVTVRSVEFIGMPAPATPDEMARLYTTASLQVAYSDGSVRSFPLTYKTLFKSTDSINGTVAGVAVDVNGKPIMDTSVPGNPVPFVSDDPDSNSLMAIPGQKPTSLGGNPLSLVTHFEYVTNNNAGKSAYGVVPASMSLTTIDQNKKTGELKAADLKKIDFSAVDGLWIPCNGSLTPWNTHLGSEEYEADARAYEADPTQTYVGPFAKAYYQDDNAVGNPYAYGYLPEVTVNADGTTTVAKHYSMGRFSHELGKVAPDQKTVFFGDDGGYTMLFMYVADKAQDLSAGTLYAAKFTQTADDANGGAGSLQWINLGHATDAEIADYVKQGLKFSDMFETADKDTDGFTKIKTYPSGKMEWLKVKPGMEKAAAFLESRRYAAIQGATSEFNKMEGVAANAKDKKIYVAMSYLEKSTEADAKGADPVDDIHLKKIRAGVVYELALQGGQKDAEGNTINSEYAATAMTGLVAGKDLAQPDWKGNTADDNLIGNPDNLSYSEDLRTLFIGEDSGMHANNYVWAYQIDTKKLSRILTTPAGAEATGLQDVDNLNGFRYIMSNIQHPGDEMILPDALKAQVEPLINKYWDNKRSGSVGYISGVPTMEQMVALKDTDNTLSQLRDEAEKKGAKVTWNEADRSVTITKGTNTMTVKIGEAIAKVNGQDVKLANAVKIENEKAVFPTETLMNFLNK, via the coding sequence GCCGGCTCCGGCTACTCCGGATGAGATGGCAAGGCTTTACACGACCGCTTCGCTTCAGGTTGCGTACAGCGACGGGTCGGTCCGTTCGTTTCCTTTGACATACAAAACGCTTTTCAAATCGACCGATTCCATTAACGGCACGGTTGCAGGCGTTGCGGTAGATGTGAACGGCAAGCCGATCATGGACACCAGCGTTCCGGGCAATCCGGTTCCGTTCGTATCCGATGACCCTGACTCCAACAGCCTGATGGCGATTCCCGGACAAAAACCGACGAGTTTGGGCGGCAACCCGCTTTCTCTTGTCACCCATTTCGAATATGTTACCAACAACAACGCGGGCAAATCCGCTTATGGCGTCGTTCCTGCGTCGATGAGTCTGACCACGATCGACCAGAATAAAAAGACCGGCGAGCTGAAGGCCGCCGATCTGAAAAAAATCGATTTTTCCGCCGTTGACGGCTTGTGGATTCCTTGTAACGGCTCCCTGACTCCTTGGAATACTCATCTGGGTTCCGAGGAATATGAAGCCGACGCCCGCGCATACGAAGCCGACCCGACGCAAACTTACGTAGGCCCGTTTGCGAAGGCTTACTATCAGGACGACAATGCCGTAGGAAACCCTTACGCATACGGTTACTTACCTGAAGTCACGGTCAATGCGGACGGCACGACGACGGTTGCCAAGCATTACAGCATGGGCCGTTTCTCGCATGAGCTCGGCAAAGTGGCGCCCGATCAAAAAACCGTCTTCTTCGGCGACGACGGCGGTTACACGATGCTGTTCATGTATGTGGCCGATAAAGCGCAGGATTTGTCCGCGGGTACGCTCTATGCAGCAAAATTTACCCAGACGGCGGACGATGCAAACGGCGGAGCCGGCTCCCTTCAATGGATTAACCTGGGGCACGCGACCGACGCCGAAATCGCCGATTACGTCAAGCAAGGCTTGAAATTCAGCGATATGTTTGAAACCGCAGATAAAGATACGGACGGCTTCACGAAAATCAAAACGTATCCGAGCGGCAAAATGGAATGGCTGAAGGTGAAGCCGGGTATGGAAAAAGCGGCTGCGTTCCTCGAATCGCGCCGTTACGCTGCAATCCAGGGCGCCACATCCGAGTTTAACAAGATGGAAGGCGTTGCTGCGAACGCGAAAGACAAGAAAATCTACGTCGCCATGTCTTATTTGGAAAAATCGACGGAAGCGGATGCCAAAGGCGCCGATCCGGTTGACGACATTCATTTGAAAAAAATCAGAGCCGGCGTCGTTTACGAGCTTGCATTGCAGGGCGGACAGAAGGATGCGGAAGGCAACACGATTAACAGCGAATATGCCGCAACGGCCATGACAGGGCTCGTAGCGGGTAAGGATTTGGCCCAGCCGGACTGGAAAGGAAATACCGCAGACGATAATCTGATCGGCAACCCGGACAACCTCTCTTATTCGGAAGATCTTCGCACGCTCTTTATCGGCGAAGACAGCGGCATGCATGCGAACAACTATGTGTGGGCTTATCAAATCGATACCAAGAAATTGTCGCGCATTTTGACGACTCCGGCCGGGGCTGAAGCGACGGGGCTTCAGGATGTGGACAATTTGAACGGGTTCCGTTATATCATGAGCAACATCCAGCACCCGGGCGACGAAATGATATTGCCGGACGCTCTCAAAGCTCAGGTAGAGCCGTTAATCAACAAGTACTGGGACAATAAACGTTCCGGTTCCGTAGGATACATCAGCGGCGTTCCGACTATGGAGCAGATGGTCGCTTTGAAGGATACGGACAATACGCTCAGCCAGCTTCGCGACGAGGCGGAAAAGAAAGGCGCGAAGGTAACCTGGAACGAAGCGGACCGCAGCGTAACGATCACCAAGGGAACGAATACGATGACCGTCAAAATCGGCGAAGCTATCGCCAAAGTCAATGGCCAGGATGTCAAACTCGCAAATGCGGTGAAGATTGAAAACGAGAAGGCCGTATTCCCGACCGAAACTTTGATGAACTTCTTGAACAAGTAA
- a CDS encoding multicopper oxidase domain-containing protein gives MRLKKWLVVIGCIAVISAYSGLVYAHGGHIETAGTEAEEGALQVTVNGALAEGEASISSDLSELYVPARSVAEALGAQVNWDAEHQAVLINTQTFPGMSEDHGMHHQDLRTSHISVVFENRVVTTDLEPLMMNGTLMVSARTIESIFPATVKFNTAAHKVEITTPDAAKQFQEEEAAVRDALNGKGMAPHIAADGAKEFTLTAELHAWSPLSGVLTTAWTYNGQVPGPVIRVTEGDHLRITLVNKLPEPTTIHWHGMQLPNAMDGVPGLTQKSVAPGQSFVYDFVAGHPGTYMYHSHYDDMKQIGNGMYGALIVDPKQPDAGPQYDHDYTMMISGFQINAADEEKDYFTINGRSYPDTPSIEVKKGDKVRIRLINIDTTDVHTMHLHGMDFQVVEKDGHPVPQPQTMNTVLIGPGESYDIAFTADNPGTWMLHCHILDHTMNGGEMSHGEMGGLITLVKVSE, from the coding sequence ATGCGTTTAAAAAAATGGTTGGTCGTCATCGGGTGCATAGCCGTTATTTCCGCGTATAGCGGTTTGGTTTATGCACACGGAGGACATATCGAAACGGCTGGCACGGAGGCTGAGGAAGGGGCGCTGCAGGTCACGGTAAACGGGGCGTTGGCGGAAGGCGAAGCTTCCATCAGCAGCGATTTATCGGAGCTTTACGTTCCGGCGAGGAGCGTCGCCGAAGCGCTTGGCGCCCAGGTCAATTGGGACGCAGAGCATCAAGCCGTATTGATCAATACGCAGACATTCCCGGGCATGTCCGAGGATCATGGCATGCATCATCAGGATTTGCGCACTTCGCATATTTCCGTCGTGTTTGAAAACCGGGTAGTGACTACCGATTTGGAGCCTTTGATGATGAACGGGACGCTGATGGTTTCCGCTCGGACGATCGAAAGCATCTTTCCGGCCACGGTGAAATTCAATACCGCTGCCCATAAAGTGGAAATCACAACCCCGGATGCCGCGAAGCAGTTCCAAGAGGAAGAAGCGGCCGTTCGCGATGCGCTGAACGGCAAAGGCATGGCGCCGCATATTGCCGCCGATGGGGCGAAAGAATTTACGCTGACCGCCGAGCTGCACGCCTGGTCGCCGCTTAGCGGCGTGCTAACGACGGCCTGGACGTATAACGGGCAAGTGCCGGGGCCGGTCATTCGCGTGACCGAAGGCGACCATTTGCGCATTACTCTGGTCAATAAGCTGCCGGAGCCAACGACGATTCATTGGCACGGCATGCAATTGCCGAATGCGATGGACGGGGTGCCGGGCCTCACGCAAAAATCCGTTGCTCCCGGACAATCGTTCGTTTACGACTTTGTAGCCGGACATCCGGGCACGTATATGTATCATTCGCATTACGACGATATGAAACAGATCGGCAACGGCATGTACGGAGCGCTGATCGTCGATCCCAAGCAGCCGGATGCCGGTCCGCAATATGACCATGACTACACGATGATGATAAGCGGCTTTCAAATCAACGCCGCGGACGAGGAAAAGGATTATTTCACCATCAACGGCCGGAGCTATCCCGATACGCCTTCCATCGAAGTGAAGAAAGGCGACAAGGTCAGGATCAGGCTCATTAACATCGATACGACGGATGTGCATACGATGCACCTGCACGGCATGGATTTCCAGGTCGTCGAAAAGGACGGCCATCCGGTGCCGCAGCCGCAGACGATGAACACCGTGCTCATCGGCCCGGGGGAAAGCTACGATATTGCATTTACCGCAGATAATCCGGGAACATGGATGCTTCACTGCCACATTCTCGACCATACGATGAACGGCGGCGAAATGTCGCACGGCGAGATGGGCGGACTCATCACTTTGGTGAAAGTCTCGGAGTAA
- a CDS encoding polysaccharide deacetylase family protein, whose translation MHKLAVIIMLAGLLAGCAENNPSAAPMPVEPVPLTGTAVVPVPNHQDAAVSHVSADRGDTAEAMPLASTAEVAVFNAKEHVIYSGKRTEKKVALTFDDGPDAKYTYQILDILKKNDVVATFFVTGEHAAAHKEAMKRIVDGGHEIGNHSWDHVDLTKLDQQQLEDEIDKTDEVIKSYTGHAPAFVRPPYGALSQQVADYAEKSHKIVNWSVDTRDWEGVSSEKIVETVKKEIKPGAIILQHCAGGKHGNLSNTVKALPQLIQTLKEKGYRLVTVSELLQ comes from the coding sequence ATGCATAAGCTCGCAGTCATCATCATGCTGGCGGGTCTGCTTGCCGGCTGCGCGGAAAACAATCCGTCCGCGGCACCGATGCCGGTTGAACCCGTACCGCTAACCGGCACGGCCGTCGTTCCGGTACCGAACCATCAGGACGCAGCCGTCAGTCACGTATCGGCCGACCGGGGCGACACCGCAGAAGCGATGCCTCTGGCAAGCACCGCAGAGGTCGCCGTTTTTAACGCGAAAGAACACGTCATCTATTCGGGCAAACGGACGGAGAAAAAAGTAGCCCTCACCTTTGACGACGGGCCCGACGCCAAATATACATACCAAATTTTGGACATTTTAAAGAAAAACGACGTTGTCGCCACCTTCTTCGTCACCGGGGAACACGCAGCCGCCCATAAGGAAGCGATGAAGCGTATTGTCGATGGAGGGCATGAGATCGGCAACCATTCGTGGGATCACGTCGATTTGACCAAATTGGACCAGCAGCAGCTGGAGGACGAAATCGATAAGACCGACGAGGTCATCAAAAGCTACACCGGCCACGCCCCTGCTTTCGTACGCCCGCCTTACGGAGCGCTGTCCCAGCAGGTCGCCGATTACGCGGAAAAATCCCACAAGATCGTCAATTGGTCCGTAGATACGAGAGACTGGGAAGGAGTTTCCTCCGAGAAGATCGTCGAGACGGTGAAAAAAGAGATAAAGCCGGGAGCAATCATTCTGCAGCACTGCGCCGGCGGCAAACACGGCAACCTGAGCAACACGGTCAAGGCACTCCCGCAACTGATTCAAACCTTGAAGGAAAAAGGATACCGCCTCGTTACCGTGTCCGAACTTTTGCAGTAA
- a CDS encoding Gfo/Idh/MocA family protein yields MNHETTAPDGKPFRIVLVGCGNMASRWVKYALSREDAEIVACVDIRPEAAEAMIQRHNLACRGFTDAEEAIRATGANLVFDVTIPEVHKQVVTAAVRHGCSVIGEKPMAVTMEDAVEVAKLVRASGKSYAVMQNRRFDKNLRALRGMLEDGVIGEPGYVTANFFLGPHFGGFREAMDSPLLIDMAIHTFDQARFLLQADPVSVYCHEFNPKGSWYRGNAAAACIFEFSNGAVFTYNGSWCAEGAHTSWQADWRVVGSKGTGIWDGHGAPYCSVAAAEQQEGSFMRAHTQVSPSREWNGREGHDGCFDDIFAALMEGRPAETDSSDNLKSVAMVFGAVQSARTGQKVRIDTLIG; encoded by the coding sequence ATGAACCACGAAACAACCGCGCCGGACGGCAAACCATTCCGCATCGTGCTGGTCGGATGCGGCAATATGGCGTCGCGGTGGGTCAAATACGCTCTGAGCCGGGAAGATGCGGAGATTGTCGCCTGCGTCGACATCCGTCCGGAGGCGGCGGAAGCCATGATCCAAAGGCATAATCTCGCCTGCCGCGGTTTTACGGATGCGGAGGAAGCCATCCGCGCAACCGGGGCCAATCTCGTTTTTGACGTGACGATTCCCGAAGTTCACAAGCAGGTTGTGACCGCAGCGGTACGGCACGGGTGCAGCGTCATCGGCGAGAAACCGATGGCGGTGACGATGGAGGATGCGGTGGAGGTGGCAAAGCTTGTACGGGCTTCCGGCAAAAGCTACGCGGTCATGCAAAACCGCCGGTTTGACAAAAACTTGCGAGCTCTGCGCGGGATGCTGGAGGATGGCGTCATCGGCGAGCCCGGGTATGTGACTGCGAACTTCTTCCTCGGTCCGCACTTCGGAGGATTCCGGGAGGCGATGGACAGTCCGCTTCTGATCGATATGGCGATCCACACATTCGACCAAGCCCGCTTTCTGCTACAGGCCGATCCCGTATCCGTCTACTGCCACGAATTCAACCCGAAGGGCTCCTGGTACCGCGGAAACGCAGCGGCCGCATGCATCTTCGAGTTCTCGAACGGCGCCGTGTTCACCTACAACGGCTCATGGTGCGCCGAAGGAGCCCACACCTCCTGGCAGGCTGACTGGAGGGTCGTCGGCTCCAAGGGTACGGGAATCTGGGACGGCCATGGCGCCCCGTACTGCAGCGTCGCTGCGGCGGAGCAGCAGGAAGGAAGCTTTATGCGCGCCCATACGCAGGTCTCGCCTTCCAGGGAATGGAACGGCCGGGAAGGGCATGACGGCTGCTTCGACGATATATTCGCCGCTCTAATGGAAGGGCGCCCGGCGGAAACGGACAGCTCGGACAATCTGAAAAGCGTGGCGATGGTGTTCGGCGCCGTCCAAAGCGCACGGACCGGACAGAAAGTGCGGATCGACACGCTCATAGGTTAG
- a CDS encoding ThuA domain-containing protein has translation MSQPIRVTVWNEFRHEQTSEKVRSVYPDGIHRAIGEGIEGDFAIGYATLDEPEHGLTEEKLASTDVLIWWGHKAHKEVSDEIVDRVHKRVLDGMGLIVLHSGHFSKIFKMLMGTTCNLKWREADEKERLWVVSPGHPIAEGIGEYIELDREEMYGEHFDIPQPDELVFVSWFEGGEVFRSGCTFHRGQGKIFYFRPGHETYPTYFNPQVRRVIRNAVEWAAPTGRPKPVYGNYKPLETIKAKQHS, from the coding sequence ATGAGTCAACCTATTCGCGTTACGGTATGGAACGAGTTTCGCCATGAGCAAACGAGTGAAAAGGTGCGCTCCGTTTATCCGGACGGGATTCATCGCGCCATCGGAGAAGGGATTGAGGGTGATTTTGCCATCGGTTACGCCACGCTGGACGAACCCGAGCACGGGCTCACCGAGGAGAAGCTGGCAAGCACCGACGTACTGATCTGGTGGGGGCATAAAGCGCACAAAGAAGTGAGCGACGAAATCGTCGATCGCGTGCACAAGCGGGTTTTGGACGGGATGGGGTTGATCGTGCTGCATTCCGGGCATTTTTCGAAAATTTTCAAAATGCTGATGGGCACGACCTGCAACCTCAAATGGCGGGAAGCCGATGAAAAGGAACGTCTGTGGGTCGTATCCCCGGGGCATCCGATTGCCGAGGGCATCGGCGAATATATCGAGCTGGACAGGGAAGAAATGTACGGGGAGCACTTCGATATTCCGCAGCCGGATGAGCTTGTTTTCGTCAGCTGGTTCGAAGGCGGCGAAGTGTTCCGCAGCGGCTGCACGTTCCATCGCGGACAGGGCAAAATCTTTTATTTCCGCCCGGGGCACGAAACGTATCCTACCTACTTCAATCCGCAGGTGCGCAGAGTGATCCGCAACGCCGTGGAATGGGCTGCGCCTACGGGCCGGCCGAAGCCGGTGTACGGCAATTACAAGCCGCTGGAGACCATCAAGGCAAAGCAGCATTCCTAG